The following is a genomic window from bacterium.
AATACCACTCCGCTATTAAGATTTGCAAGTCCCTGTGTAGCATTTCCTGTGATAGCAGTAAAATCCTGATTGCTGAATGTTCCCCAACCAGTTATTGTTGCAAATGAACTGTCGCGTATTATTTCCATTGCGTCCTGCGCTATCTTTGTAGCAGTAGAGATTTCAGCTGTTCTTCTAATCGTTGCAGGTCCATTGGAAAACGCAGTAAAAAGCCCAATTAAACCAACACTCAGAATCAAAATGGCTATCATGGTTTCTATTAACGTAAACCCACGATTTAATTTAACTATCCGTATGTCTTTGCGCTTTTTCATTTGTCATCTCCAAAACTAGTCCTATCATAGTGAGAATGACTGTGCTGCAACAAAAGCTGCTCCATGTCCTCTGCCAGCTGCTCCGTTCGGACACGTAATCTGGATTTTTCCAACGGGAGTTGAACCTGCCATATATCCAGCACCGGCTCCTATGGGACAGGTGGGGATGGTCTTTAGGTATCCTGTGGCAGCCACTAGTCCCCATGTTCCTGTTGCAGGAGCTGCGTTCCACAAAATTGCCCCAGCTGCAAATCCAGCGCCGCCATTAGTCGCATCAAGATTTTCCTCTATACACACCTGTTCAAGCCCGGATGCAATCTGTTTCATGTTGTTTGTACATACAACATCTCTGGATATCGTTCTATTCTTCAGAAAATTAGGTACGGCTATAGTCAATAAAAGCGCTATGATCGCAACAACAATCATAATCTCAACAAGCGTAAAACCTCTGCCCCTTCTCCGAATAACTACCATCCAATACCCCTTTCTAAATACAACAGCGGCGGGAGAAAACTCCCGCCGCTATTATACATCTTTTCAAGCCTTCCAGCAAGTAGCTTTATTGCAGTGTATATGGATTATTAGTAGCCTGAAAATTTGGTCCATGGCTTGTCAGACTTGGACAAGTAATCTGAAATACCCCAACTGTTGATGAGCCTGCTGTATAAGCACCAGCTGCTATAGGACATGCAGGAGCTGTCTTTAGGTACGCCGTACTACCTACTATTCCCCATGCTCCTGTCACAGGAAGTGCGTCCCATACAATTGCTCCAGCTGCAAATCCAGCGCCACCATTCGTAGCATCGAGATTTTCTTCCATGCACACCTGCTCAAGGGCTGATGCAATCTGTTTCATGCCATTTACACATACAGCGTCTCTAGATCTGCTTCTGGACTTGATGAAGTTAGGAATAGCTATGGCTGCTAAAAGCCCAATAATCGCTACAACAATCATAATTTCAACAAGCGTGAAACCTCTTTTACTTTTCAGTAATTTAATCATTTCTTTCACCTCCTCCCAATTAGAATTTTTCTTTCGCTTTATATAACAAGCATTTTTCATGCCAAGAATGCTATTTGACCACAGACCATAGACGATAGACCACGGTTTTTGTCCCAAAATTCTTCGGGACTGAATCTGATTATTAAGCAAAATATTTTGACATATTTGAAAAATAAGCAAAAAAATTTGCGCATATAAGAATAAAAACTCACCCTACCCCTCCCTTGAGAATAGAGGGAAGTAAGGAATATAGAGGCATAAGCTTCTTGCAAATTCCCCAAAAAAGTTCTAACATCATTCATGATGGAGAATCAAAAGGAAACCAAAATGATCATTTTGACAATTTTTGATGAAGAATGTGGAGCTCGGGAATTTCCTTTGGAGAAAAAGCTTATTACTATTGGAAGGCTGAAAGGTAATGATATTATAATTTCGGACAAGAGCATATCAGGGAAACATCTTAAACTAACTTTTTTGCATAATGACTGGACATTGGAAGATCTGCATTCTACAAACGGCACCTCTGTAAATGGGAATTTCGTTGAAGAAAAGAAGTTGGACGACGGCGACGAGATAGTTATAGGCAAAACAAGAATTCTCTTCGGAGAAAAATCTTCTTTCCCGCATCCAAAAGAGAGCTCTTTTACTATTATAAAGGCTGTAATGCCCAGTGCTGTTATTCCCACCTCTTATGAAACTGCAAGTAACGAGGAGTTAAAGAGAACTCATAAAATATTAGCTACCCTTTATAAAGCTAGCGAACTTCTTAGTTCTGCGCTTAAATTAGAAGACGTCCTGAATAAAATTCTGGATTTGATTTTTCAACACATTAGTGCTGACCGGGTTCTTATTATACTCAAGGATGAATTAACGGGTAAAC
Proteins encoded in this region:
- a CDS encoding prepilin-type N-terminal cleavage/methylation domain-containing protein, which codes for MKKRKDIRIVKLNRGFTLIETMIAILILSVGLIGLFTAFSNGPATIRRTAEISTATKIAQDAMEIIRDSSFATITGWGTFSNQDFTAITGNATQGLANLNSGVVLLSISDFIDSNIKQVSITVQWAGAQGQTFSRSITTLVTNGGI
- a CDS encoding prepilin-type N-terminal cleavage/methylation domain-containing protein, which translates into the protein MVVIRRRGRGFTLVEIMIVVAIIALLLTIAVPNFLKNRTISRDVVCTNNMKQIASGLEQVCIEENLDATNGGAGFAAGAILWNAAPATGTWGLVAATGYLKTIPTCPIGAGAGYMAGSTPVGKIQITCPNGAAGRGHGAAFVAAQSFSL
- a CDS encoding prepilin-type N-terminal cleavage/methylation domain-containing protein, translating into MIKLLKSKRGFTLVEIMIVVAIIGLLAAIAIPNFIKSRSRSRDAVCVNGMKQIASALEQVCMEENLDATNGGAGFAAGAIVWDALPVTGAWGIVGSTAYLKTAPACPIAAGAYTAGSSTVGVFQITCPSLTSHGPNFQATNNPYTLQ